One stretch of Pseudodesulfovibrio senegalensis DNA includes these proteins:
- a CDS encoding FAD-dependent oxidoreductase, with the protein MITTSALTLFGLGFGSAAILSVASKLLYVKEDPRIAQVEDLLPGANCGGCGYPGCSGAAAAIVSGKANAGVCVVAETEAMVAIAALMGQTIEEREPEIAFRDCTGGTRAEERFAYAGIMDCQAAAMLHGGSKSCPEGCLGLGTCVAVCPFDAIHMGPEGLPVVDPDECRACGKCAEACPRGVISIVGMTSRLLHLNEVTDCLAPCRQKCPGQIDIPRYIQQIKAGDYDGAVNTIKERNPLLMVCGRVCPRPCETVCRRNNVDSPVGINMLKRFVADRELHGGTHLPVPCAKDTGRKVAVIGGGPAGLSCAYFLRRLGHSPTIFEAMPALGGQLRYGIPEYRLPKADLDWEIQGILDLGVDVHLNKRFGKDYDIESLKQDGFEAVFLGIGAWQASGMYAEGEDLEGVWGGIEFLTAHALGQSIDIGKKVIVVGGGNTAIDCARTCVRLGAEVIMLYRRTRAEMPANPEEIVGAEEEGVQFKFLAAPTRVVGDENGRATHLEYKMMELGEPDASGRRRPEPVEGSETLMEADLIIPAIGQKPDLTCLYDDDAESCPVETTRWQTIVADPDTFQTIVPGVFTAGDVFTGPDLVISAVGGGRKAARSIHYHLQQDGDIPIPDTLQRDLIPYTMFKEVTGVRQSERAQMPHLCHGDERNCTFSEVEGALSETEALAEADRCLHCGLTCYDRDMEQPEEKEQQIL; encoded by the coding sequence ATGATTACAACATCAGCACTTACCCTCTTCGGGCTTGGTTTCGGTTCTGCTGCAATTCTCTCCGTTGCCTCCAAGTTACTCTATGTCAAGGAAGACCCGCGCATAGCGCAGGTCGAAGACCTTCTGCCCGGCGCAAACTGCGGCGGTTGCGGCTACCCCGGTTGTTCCGGAGCTGCCGCGGCCATCGTATCGGGCAAGGCCAACGCGGGCGTCTGCGTGGTGGCGGAAACCGAAGCCATGGTGGCCATTGCCGCACTCATGGGACAAACAATAGAAGAACGCGAACCGGAAATAGCATTTCGCGACTGCACGGGCGGAACGCGGGCAGAGGAACGCTTTGCCTACGCCGGTATCATGGACTGTCAGGCCGCGGCCATGTTGCACGGCGGCTCCAAGTCCTGCCCCGAAGGCTGTCTTGGACTCGGCACATGTGTAGCCGTCTGTCCTTTTGACGCTATCCACATGGGGCCTGAAGGCCTCCCTGTGGTGGACCCGGACGAATGCCGCGCCTGCGGGAAATGCGCCGAGGCGTGTCCGCGTGGCGTCATTTCAATCGTAGGCATGACCAGCAGGCTGCTGCATCTCAACGAAGTCACGGACTGCCTGGCGCCATGCCGGCAAAAATGCCCGGGGCAGATCGATATCCCGCGCTACATTCAACAAATCAAAGCAGGCGACTACGATGGCGCGGTCAACACCATCAAGGAACGCAATCCCCTGCTCATGGTTTGTGGCCGGGTCTGCCCCCGCCCCTGTGAAACGGTCTGCCGCCGCAACAACGTTGACTCCCCTGTGGGCATCAACATGCTCAAACGCTTTGTGGCCGACAGGGAACTGCACGGGGGAACACACCTGCCCGTCCCCTGCGCCAAAGACACGGGACGCAAGGTTGCCGTCATCGGCGGCGGTCCGGCCGGACTCTCCTGCGCATATTTTTTGCGCAGGCTTGGTCACAGCCCAACCATCTTCGAAGCCATGCCCGCGCTGGGCGGCCAGTTGCGATACGGCATCCCGGAATACAGGCTGCCCAAGGCGGATCTGGATTGGGAAATCCAGGGAATTCTGGACCTGGGCGTCGATGTGCACCTCAACAAACGTTTCGGCAAGGACTATGACATAGAATCCCTGAAACAGGACGGATTTGAGGCTGTTTTTCTGGGTATCGGCGCATGGCAGGCCAGCGGCATGTATGCCGAAGGCGAAGACCTTGAAGGCGTCTGGGGCGGCATTGAATTCCTGACGGCCCATGCACTGGGCCAATCCATCGACATCGGCAAGAAAGTCATCGTGGTCGGCGGCGGCAACACGGCCATCGACTGCGCCCGCACCTGCGTGCGCCTCGGCGCGGAGGTGATCATGCTCTATCGCCGCACACGGGCAGAAATGCCTGCCAACCCCGAGGAAATCGTCGGGGCCGAGGAAGAAGGCGTGCAGTTCAAGTTTCTGGCCGCACCCACGCGTGTGGTGGGCGATGAGAACGGCAGGGCCACGCATTTGGAATACAAGATGATGGAACTGGGCGAACCCGACGCTTCGGGCCGCCGCCGTCCCGAACCCGTGGAAGGCTCGGAGACCCTCATGGAAGCGGATTTGATCATTCCGGCCATCGGCCAGAAGCCCGACCTGACCTGCCTGTACGACGATGACGCGGAATCCTGTCCGGTGGAAACCACACGCTGGCAAACCATCGTGGCCGATCCCGACACGTTCCAGACAATCGTCCCGGGCGTATTCACGGCAGGCGACGTATTCACAGGTCCGGACCTGGTCATCTCCGCAGTGGGTGGCGGCCGCAAGGCTGCACGCTCCATCCATTACCATTTGCAGCAGGACGGCGACATCCCCATCCCGGACACCCTGCAACGGGACCTCATTCCGTACACCATGTTCAAGGAAGTGACCGGCGTACGACAGTCGGAACGTGCGCAAATGCCACACCTGTGCCACGGAGACGAACGCAATTGCACCTTTTCCGAGGTGGAAGGCGCGCTCTCCGAAACCGAAGCACTGGCCGAAGCCGACCGCTGCCTGCATTGCGGGCTCACCTGTTATGACAGGGATATGGAGCAACCGGAAGAAAAGGAACAGCAGATTCTCTAG
- a CDS encoding cytochrome c3 family protein, with protein sequence MLNKRYAPITAAVVILLVIAAVGYTRTKAKTDMPVRILFKNNGGNVIFSHLVHHRNYQIACAKCHHEMTSEQDKALACGSCHPVSFDEQYVENHKSSFPEKKYCIQCHHIEYEHLIFDHDEHIEFADDNCQACHHGEDIEPEPGQCSECHEDMESDEIPSLAMAAHKRCQSCHEDMFDQGLTSCTTCHQAVDMTQYSGDFSSCGQCHDVKTKDLVLERMNAFHEQCMDCHEREGKGPYGENSCFKCHIR encoded by the coding sequence ATGCTCAACAAGCGATACGCCCCGATCACGGCCGCTGTCGTCATTCTGCTCGTCATAGCCGCGGTGGGATACACCCGGACAAAGGCCAAAACAGACATGCCCGTCCGCATTCTGTTCAAGAACAATGGGGGAAACGTGATCTTCTCTCACCTCGTGCACCACAGAAATTACCAGATCGCCTGCGCCAAATGTCACCACGAGATGACCAGCGAACAAGACAAGGCTCTGGCATGCGGTTCATGTCACCCGGTCTCTTTTGACGAACAATATGTGGAAAACCACAAATCATCATTCCCGGAAAAAAAGTACTGTATACAATGTCACCACATTGAATATGAACACCTCATATTCGATCATGACGAACACATCGAATTTGCCGACGACAACTGTCAGGCCTGCCACCATGGCGAAGACATCGAACCCGAACCCGGCCAATGCAGTGAATGTCACGAAGACATGGAAAGCGACGAAATCCCGAGTCTGGCCATGGCCGCACACAAGCGTTGCCAAAGCTGCCATGAAGACATGTTCGACCAGGGACTGACCAGTTGCACAACGTGCCACCAGGCTGTGGACATGACCCAATACAGCGGGGATTTCTCGTCCTGCGGACAATGTCATGATGTCAAGACCAAAGACCTCGTACTGGAACGCATGAACGCATTCCACGAACAGTGCATGGATTGCCATGAACGGGAAGGCAAGGGCCCCTACGGAGAAAACTCCTGTTTCAAATGCCATATACGCTGA
- a CDS encoding electron transport complex protein RnfA, which translates to MQEYFLLFIAAIFVNNIVLAQYLGNCPFIGTSKNTGVAIGMGAAVVFVAVMATAITWLVQTYLLEPLGLGFLQTLAFILVIASLVQFVEMFLKKMVPPLYKSLGIFLPLITTNCAVMGIALICQRKEFTLVKSVAFAAASGVGFMIALVVLAGIRERLEIRRVPRAMRGTPVGLVMAGLMSLAFFAFKGMI; encoded by the coding sequence ATGCAAGAATACTTCCTGCTGTTCATAGCGGCCATATTCGTCAACAACATCGTCCTGGCCCAATATCTGGGCAACTGCCCGTTCATCGGCACTTCCAAGAATACCGGAGTGGCCATCGGCATGGGCGCCGCCGTGGTTTTCGTGGCGGTCATGGCCACGGCCATCACATGGCTGGTGCAAACGTACCTGCTGGAACCTCTCGGACTCGGATTCCTTCAGACACTGGCCTTCATTCTGGTCATCGCCTCGTTGGTTCAGTTCGTGGAAATGTTCCTTAAGAAAATGGTGCCGCCGCTGTATAAATCGCTGGGCATATTCCTGCCGCTCATCACCACCAACTGCGCGGTCATGGGTATTGCGCTCATCTGCCAGCGCAAGGAATTCACTCTGGTCAAATCCGTAGCGTTTGCCGCGGCATCGGGTGTGGGTTTCATGATCGCCCTCGTGGTACTGGCAGGCATTCGTGAAAGACTCGAAATTCGCCGTGTCCCCAGGGCCATGCGCGGCACGCCCGTCGGGCTGGTCATGGCCGGGCTCATGTCGCTGGCATTTTTCGCCTTCAAAGGGATGATCTAG
- the rsxE gene encoding electron transport complex subunit RsxE yields the protein MNRLWKEFSKGLWKDLPPFKLVLGLCPVLAVTSTAENGFGMGMAVIFVLTLSNLLVSLVRKLIPAKVRIACFIVIAASLVVAVELLMQAYAFPLYQQLGIFVPLIVVNCIILGRAEAFASKNPPLLAVADGLGMGLGFTMSLTFLGGLRELLGHGQLFGHTVVWQGFEPLSFMAEAPGAFVSLGILLALMNFFTNLQRKRKGLAPVDGPTHDCGSCGACGGR from the coding sequence ATGAACAGACTCTGGAAAGAATTCTCCAAAGGGCTTTGGAAAGATCTGCCGCCATTCAAGTTGGTACTCGGACTGTGTCCGGTGCTGGCCGTGACCTCCACTGCGGAGAACGGATTCGGCATGGGCATGGCGGTCATCTTCGTGCTCACGCTTTCGAACCTGCTGGTATCGCTGGTCCGAAAACTCATTCCGGCCAAGGTACGCATAGCCTGCTTCATCGTCATTGCCGCTTCGCTGGTGGTGGCCGTGGAGCTGCTCATGCAGGCATATGCCTTCCCTCTGTACCAGCAGCTCGGCATCTTCGTACCGCTCATCGTGGTCAACTGCATCATCCTCGGACGGGCCGAAGCCTTTGCTTCCAAGAACCCGCCCCTGCTTGCCGTTGCCGACGGACTGGGCATGGGGCTCGGCTTCACCATGTCACTGACCTTTCTCGGTGGCCTGCGGGAACTGCTCGGACACGGGCAACTCTTCGGGCACACCGTGGTATGGCAAGGGTTCGAACCCTTGTCCTTCATGGCCGAAGCCCCGGGGGCCTTCGTCTCCCTCGGTATTCTGCTGGCGCTGATGAATTTCTTCACCAACCTGCAACGCAAGCGCAAGGGACTGGCTCCCGTGGACGGCCCCACCCATGACTGCGGCTCATGCGGCGCGTGCGGCGGACGATAG
- a CDS encoding malic enzyme-like NAD(P)-binding protein, producing the protein MALFTKQEALDYHSEGRPGKVEVVPVKPCSTQKHLSMAYSPGVAESCMAIHEDKELSYKYTGRGNLVGVVSNGTAVLGLGNIGAAAGKPVMEGKGVLFKVFGDVDVYDINLDASDPDKIIEIVKALEPTFGGINLEDIKAPECFYIEETLKKEMNIPVFHDDQHGTAIVTAAGMMNALEISGKKVEDMRVVVSGAGAGAIACTNLYKGMGVKPENIAMFDSRGHINKSRENLTPTKLAYATDKEYGSLAEALVGADCFLGLSVKDIVSKEMVKSMADNPIIFACANPDPEITYNDAKEARPDAIMGTGRSDYPNQVNNVLGFPFIFRGALDCRATAINEEMKLAAAKALAALAKEPAPEYVCKAYGVDKLEFGIDYIIPKALDLRLIEFVSVAVAKAAMDTGVARKKLDLDAYRVELRERLGASKKRVSDFIATYNLDF; encoded by the coding sequence ATGGCTCTGTTTACCAAGCAAGAAGCATTGGATTACCACTCCGAAGGCCGCCCGGGCAAAGTCGAAGTCGTCCCGGTCAAGCCCTGCTCCACCCAAAAACACCTGTCCATGGCCTACAGCCCCGGCGTTGCCGAATCCTGCATGGCCATTCATGAGGACAAGGAACTCTCATACAAATACACAGGCCGCGGCAACCTGGTCGGCGTGGTCTCCAACGGCACCGCCGTTCTGGGGCTGGGCAACATCGGCGCTGCAGCGGGCAAGCCGGTCATGGAAGGAAAAGGCGTGCTCTTCAAGGTCTTCGGCGACGTGGATGTCTATGACATCAACCTCGACGCTTCCGACCCGGACAAGATCATCGAGATCGTCAAGGCCCTTGAACCGACCTTCGGCGGCATCAATCTCGAAGACATCAAGGCCCCCGAGTGCTTCTACATAGAAGAAACCCTGAAAAAGGAAATGAACATCCCGGTCTTCCATGACGACCAGCACGGAACCGCCATCGTCACGGCCGCCGGTATGATGAACGCTCTGGAAATCTCCGGCAAGAAAGTCGAAGACATGCGCGTTGTGGTTTCCGGCGCGGGCGCGGGCGCAATCGCCTGCACCAACCTGTACAAGGGCATGGGCGTCAAACCTGAAAACATCGCCATGTTCGACTCCCGCGGCCACATCAACAAAAGCCGCGAGAACCTGACCCCGACCAAACTGGCATACGCCACGGACAAGGAATATGGTTCCCTGGCCGAGGCATTGGTCGGCGCCGACTGCTTCCTGGGCCTCTCGGTCAAGGACATCGTCTCCAAGGAAATGGTCAAATCCATGGCTGACAATCCGATCATCTTCGCCTGCGCGAACCCTGATCCGGAGATCACATACAACGACGCCAAGGAAGCCCGCCCGGACGCCATCATGGGCACCGGCCGTTCCGACTACCCCAACCAGGTCAACAACGTCCTCGGCTTCCCCTTCATCTTCCGCGGTGCGCTGGACTGCAGAGCCACCGCCATCAACGAGGAAATGAAACTGGCAGCCGCAAAGGCCCTGGCCGCCCTGGCCAAGGAGCCGGCACCGGAATACGTCTGCAAGGCTTACGGTGTGGACAAGCTGGAATTCGGCATTGACTACATCATACCCAAGGCCCTCGACCTGCGCCTGATCGAATTCGTTTCCGTGGCAGTGGCCAAGGCCGCCATGGATACGGGCGTGGCTCGCAAGAAACTGGATCTGGACGCATACCGCGTGGAGCTGCGGGAACGTCTGGGTGCCTCCAAAAAACGCGTGAGCGACTTCATCGCCACGTACAACCTCGACTTCTAG
- the rnfG gene encoding RnfABCDGE type electron transport complex subunit G, with the protein MREMIKMIVVLSLICGISGLSLAALKIATAPRIEEQVLTYVQAPAIEQVLAEHDNNPIKDRKSFQIEGNKVTVFPAIRQGSLVGLAFETFGQGYGGDIGVMVGFSPDSGNLTGVGITTLKETPGVGSKVTKHGFTSQFNDMAPQKAKLKADGGEINAVAGATISSTGTVVAVQKAVKIFDELRPELTTAWK; encoded by the coding sequence ATGCGGGAAATGATCAAAATGATTGTCGTACTTTCGCTCATCTGCGGCATATCGGGCCTGAGCCTTGCCGCCCTGAAGATAGCCACGGCTCCACGCATAGAGGAACAGGTTCTGACCTACGTGCAGGCCCCCGCCATCGAACAGGTGCTCGCCGAACACGACAACAACCCCATCAAAGACCGTAAGTCGTTTCAAATAGAAGGGAACAAGGTCACCGTATTTCCTGCCATCAGGCAAGGTTCGCTGGTGGGCCTGGCCTTTGAGACATTCGGTCAGGGATATGGTGGCGACATCGGTGTCATGGTCGGTTTCTCCCCTGATTCCGGCAACCTGACCGGTGTGGGCATCACCACCCTGAAAGAAACACCGGGCGTGGGCAGCAAGGTGACCAAACACGGATTCACCTCACAGTTCAACGACATGGCGCCACAAAAGGCAAAACTCAAGGCGGACGGCGGCGAAATCAATGCGGTGGCCGGAGCCACGATCTCCTCCACCGGCACAGTGGTAGCCGTACAGAAAGCCGTCAAAATATTCGACGAACTCAGGCCGGAACTCACAACCGCCTGGAAATAA
- a CDS encoding RnfABCDGE type electron transport complex subunit D, producing the protein MEPLTPTLTVSTPPFAHCGKTVNKRMRAILLAMLPAAALAVYHFGMDAVRVMSLATATAVIAEFVSDMVMGRTSQVDDLHGFTVGLGFAFLLPASAPWWLVVFGSTTSIVLGKMMFGGLGGSPLCAPLVGWAVCSLSWANHMDIDAAMLTSELTYPLSQLKHFGPQAVAGFSLNDLLVGRQLGGLGAVQTGALFIGGIFLSMRKHIKVAVPVGMLAGVLVTAGIFHASNPQANAPAMFHLLTGSVIFGAFFLATDSSSSPMRKIPALLYGLLAGVLVVIIRVYGVYPDGVPYAILLANLTSPLLDRIKPKPFGRN; encoded by the coding sequence ATGGAACCGTTGACCCCAACCCTGACCGTTTCCACACCGCCCTTTGCCCATTGCGGCAAAACCGTGAACAAACGCATGCGCGCCATACTGCTGGCCATGCTCCCGGCGGCAGCTCTTGCCGTATATCACTTCGGCATGGACGCCGTGCGCGTCATGTCACTGGCCACCGCCACCGCGGTCATTGCGGAATTCGTGTCCGATATGGTCATGGGGCGCACCTCGCAGGTGGATGACCTGCACGGATTCACCGTGGGCCTCGGGTTCGCTTTCCTGCTCCCGGCATCGGCCCCGTGGTGGCTGGTTGTTTTCGGAAGCACCACCAGCATCGTACTGGGCAAGATGATGTTCGGCGGATTGGGGGGCTCCCCGCTCTGTGCCCCGCTCGTGGGCTGGGCCGTATGCAGCCTCTCGTGGGCCAACCACATGGACATCGACGCGGCCATGCTGACTTCTGAACTGACCTACCCATTGTCGCAGCTCAAGCACTTCGGGCCGCAGGCAGTGGCTGGATTCTCACTGAACGACCTGCTCGTAGGCCGCCAACTCGGCGGGCTGGGTGCTGTACAGACCGGCGCCCTGTTCATCGGGGGAATATTCCTGAGCATGCGCAAACACATCAAGGTGGCTGTTCCCGTAGGCATGCTCGCGGGCGTGCTCGTCACCGCAGGCATCTTCCACGCCTCAAACCCGCAGGCGAACGCGCCCGCCATGTTCCACCTGCTGACAGGCAGTGTGATCTTCGGCGCGTTCTTTCTGGCAACGGACAGCTCCAGCTCTCCCATGCGCAAGATACCGGCCCTGCTCTACGGCCTGCTGGCCGGTGTGCTGGTGGTCATTATCCGCGTATATGGCGTGTACCCGGACGGCGTCCCCTATGCCATCCTCCTGGCCAACCTGACTTCGCCTCTGCTGGACAGAATCAAGCCCAAACCGTTCGGGAGGAACTAA
- a CDS encoding Fe-S-containing hydro-lyase has product MAEYSLNTPLTDEDLKPLKAGDVVKLTGHIYTARDAAHKRLFDLLDEGKDLPFELQGSVIYYVGPSPAPPGRPIGSAGPTTSYRMDTYAPRLHKLGQKASVGKGKRNDEVKQALKDNIAVYFGATGGAGALLSKCIDEAEVIAFDDLGPEAIRKLTVKDFPLLVINDSHGGELYAKPDRKAAGL; this is encoded by the coding sequence ATGGCCGAATATTCACTGAATACACCGCTTACGGATGAAGACCTGAAGCCGCTCAAGGCCGGGGACGTGGTCAAACTGACCGGCCACATCTACACGGCCCGCGACGCTGCGCACAAGCGTCTCTTCGACCTGCTGGACGAGGGCAAGGACCTGCCCTTCGAGCTGCAAGGCTCCGTGATCTACTATGTCGGTCCCAGCCCGGCCCCTCCGGGCCGCCCCATCGGCTCGGCCGGGCCCACCACCAGCTACCGCATGGACACATACGCCCCGCGCCTGCACAAGCTCGGCCAGAAGGCCAGCGTGGGCAAAGGCAAGCGCAACGACGAAGTGAAGCAGGCCCTCAAGGACAACATCGCCGTGTACTTCGGTGCAACCGGCGGCGCCGGGGCACTGCTGTCCAAATGCATCGACGAGGCCGAAGTCATCGCCTTTGACGACCTCGGCCCCGAGGCCATTCGCAAACTGACCGTAAAGGATTTTCCCCTGCTGGTGATCAACGATTCCCACGGCGGGGAACTGTATGCAAAGCCGGACCGCAAGGCGGCCGGTCTCTGA
- a CDS encoding 4Fe-4S dicluster domain-containing protein: protein MKLFESIVRQGPLTTLPEPETVRIPLSCHRPDIKCGQKMARGIHIGGGYYAPISGTVTEVHPTYICIKAEAVDEPSPRDMGALSGNELRTALNDMGAGLPEGPAQTLIINGVEPEPGVTAFAHMLDELSRIVQLGLSTAQSVFSPNRTVLAVEAGASQSLDGCEKAAIENGYPNGIDPLVAKAITGMENPDNVAVLSVGRLFELGMIMDTGLPCDKTVVTCGETDFVTTVGTPVDLILTTAHQTVRHGDTVVLGGLMRGEAAHSLQQGISKDTYGLFVVPKGQYPPVEDSPCIGCGECIPVCPARIDPATISGYAEFRMYDKCREHDIDACMECGMCGFFCIARRPLLQYIRLAKQHLAQADTCKLNDQGEG, encoded by the coding sequence ATGAAACTCTTTGAATCCATTGTGCGCCAGGGACCGTTGACCACACTTCCCGAACCGGAAACCGTACGGATCCCACTTTCCTGTCACCGCCCGGACATCAAATGCGGTCAGAAAATGGCGCGAGGAATACATATCGGAGGCGGATATTACGCACCGATCTCGGGCACTGTCACCGAAGTGCATCCCACGTATATATGCATCAAGGCCGAGGCCGTTGACGAACCTTCGCCCCGGGACATGGGCGCACTCTCCGGCAATGAACTACGCACAGCCCTCAACGACATGGGGGCCGGACTTCCGGAGGGTCCGGCGCAGACGCTGATCATCAACGGCGTGGAACCGGAACCCGGAGTAACGGCCTTTGCCCACATGCTCGACGAACTCTCCCGCATCGTCCAATTGGGCCTTTCGACCGCCCAATCCGTATTTTCGCCGAACCGCACTGTGTTGGCTGTGGAGGCTGGAGCGTCCCAAAGCCTTGATGGCTGTGAAAAAGCAGCCATTGAAAACGGCTATCCCAACGGAATCGACCCGTTAGTGGCAAAAGCCATCACGGGCATGGAAAATCCGGACAACGTGGCCGTCCTTTCCGTGGGCCGCCTGTTCGAATTGGGAATGATCATGGACACGGGCCTCCCCTGCGACAAAACAGTCGTTACCTGCGGAGAAACCGACTTCGTGACCACTGTGGGCACACCGGTGGATCTGATACTCACGACAGCACACCAGACTGTCCGGCACGGCGACACCGTGGTGCTCGGAGGACTCATGCGCGGCGAAGCGGCCCACTCCCTGCAACAGGGCATCAGCAAGGATACCTACGGACTCTTTGTCGTGCCCAAGGGCCAGTATCCTCCCGTGGAAGACTCGCCCTGCATCGGTTGCGGCGAATGCATTCCGGTATGTCCGGCACGCATCGACCCGGCCACCATTTCCGGATACGCGGAATTCCGCATGTATGACAAATGTCGCGAGCACGACATCGACGCCTGCATGGAGTGCGGCATGTGCGGATTCTTCTGCATTGCGCGCCGCCCCCTGCTTCAATACATCAGGCTGGCCAAACAGCATCTCGCTCAGGCAGACACCTGTAAACTGAACGACCAAGGGGAGGGATAA
- a CDS encoding SLC13 family permease produces MSSNANAGNGKKIGFFLGPALFILMLLLPVPEGMKPAAWKVAAVTVLMATWWITEAIPIPATSLLPIALFPLLGVMKSNAATAPYANHLIYLFMGGFFIAVTMERWNLHRRVAIHTIKAVGTSPAKMTLGFMIATAFLSMWVSNTATTMMMVPIGLAVVQQATGFDAEALRAHSSDKGSQSINFGKGLMLGIAYAASMGGVATIIGTPPNTVMVGMVEKMFGVQIGFAQWMMFGVPLSVIMIAICWVLLTKILFSTGDMELAGGAAIIDQELEKLGPMKKEEKRIVLTGCFVAAFWLARGFLKKAVFVKAVMPHFGMVADATIGILGALLLFCIPSNFKKGEFLLDWKTAVKIPWDVILLFGGGLAIANGFAKTGLAAYIASQLGALEGASILVFVGAVVLITIFLTEITSNTATATLLVPIMGAAAIAMGVHPFATIIGACVAASFAFMLPVATPPNAVIFGSGCVTIKQMASAGLWLNIIGAVLITAFTTYLLPVLWGIDLNVLPSWAVMPQ; encoded by the coding sequence ATGAGCTCAAACGCCAACGCCGGAAACGGCAAGAAAATCGGCTTCTTCTTGGGGCCGGCACTCTTCATCCTCATGCTTCTGCTCCCGGTTCCCGAGGGCATGAAACCTGCAGCATGGAAAGTCGCCGCAGTCACTGTGCTGATGGCTACCTGGTGGATCACGGAGGCAATTCCCATCCCGGCCACCTCCCTTCTGCCCATCGCCTTGTTCCCGCTTCTGGGAGTCATGAAGTCCAATGCGGCCACGGCGCCGTATGCAAACCACCTCATTTATCTGTTCATGGGCGGCTTCTTCATTGCCGTAACCATGGAACGGTGGAACCTGCATCGCCGCGTGGCCATCCACACGATCAAAGCTGTTGGGACAAGCCCGGCAAAAATGACCCTCGGCTTCATGATCGCAACCGCATTTCTGTCCATGTGGGTCTCCAACACTGCAACCACGATGATGATGGTTCCCATCGGGCTCGCCGTGGTGCAGCAGGCAACCGGCTTTGATGCCGAGGCCCTGCGCGCCCACTCCTCGGACAAGGGAAGCCAGAGCATCAACTTCGGCAAGGGCTTGATGCTCGGTATTGCCTATGCAGCCTCCATGGGCGGTGTGGCCACCATCATCGGCACGCCTCCGAACACGGTCATGGTCGGCATGGTCGAAAAAATGTTCGGCGTGCAGATCGGGTTCGCGCAGTGGATGATGTTCGGCGTGCCCCTGTCCGTGATCATGATCGCCATATGCTGGGTCCTGCTCACCAAAATTCTGTTCTCCACCGGAGACATGGAACTGGCAGGCGGAGCGGCCATCATCGATCAGGAACTGGAAAAACTCGGACCCATGAAAAAAGAAGAAAAGCGCATCGTGCTTACGGGCTGTTTCGTGGCCGCGTTCTGGCTGGCTCGCGGCTTTTTGAAAAAGGCCGTATTCGTCAAGGCCGTCATGCCGCATTTCGGCATGGTCGCGGACGCAACCATCGGCATTCTGGGCGCCCTTCTGCTCTTCTGCATTCCGTCCAACTTCAAGAAAGGTGAATTCCTGCTGGACTGGAAGACCGCTGTCAAGATACCCTGGGATGTGATTCTGCTGTTCGGCGGTGGCCTCGCCATTGCCAACGGCTTTGCCAAGACCGGGCTGGCCGCTTACATCGCGAGCCAGTTGGGCGCGCTGGAAGGCGCCAGCATTCTGGTCTTCGTGGGCGCGGTGGTGCTGATCACCATCTTCCTCACGGAAATCACCTCGAACACTGCAACCGCAACACTGCTGGTGCCCATCATGGGAGCCGCCGCAATCGCCATGGGCGTGCATCCCTTTGCCACCATCATCGGAGCCTGCGTGGCAGCATCCTTCGCATTCATGCTCCCGGTTGCAACGCCACCGAACGCGGTCATATTCGGGTCCGGATGCGTGACCATCAAACAGATGGCCAGTGCCGGACTTTGGTTGAACATCATTGGTGCGGTCCTGATCACCGCCTTCACAACGTACCTGTTGCCGGTACTGTGGGGCATTGATCTGAACGTGCTGCCTTCCTGGGCTGTCATGCCGCAGTAA